In Haemorhous mexicanus isolate bHaeMex1 chromosome 6, bHaeMex1.pri, whole genome shotgun sequence, a single window of DNA contains:
- the PTGDR gene encoding prostaglandin D2 receptor produces MEAEGYRCRSSRHIESGQSAVPSSVLFAAGLLGNVLALLLLGQHRWRSRSPGGRPPRVSAFYVLVTALAVTDLLGKCLISPMVLAAYAYNRSLSELGPGGRGEEQPGVLCQLFAFLMAFFGLAPTLLLLAMALECWLSLGHPYFYRRHLTRRLGAALGPAAAGLCALFCALPLLGFGEPMQYCPGTWCFIRMAGGGPGQLGFPVLYASLMGLLVLAIVACNVSSMRHLYGMARRQPRRGTPPAAAPRMEELDHLVLLGLMTVLFTVCSLPLIIRAYMGAFAADFNENADLSALRFLSVNSIVDPWVFIIFRTSVFRSFVRRVCRRLGSRRASLKGSSPAGDSQFCPPGCRRTAPPPLGIP; encoded by the exons ATGGAAGCCGAGGGTTACCGCTGCCGCAGCAGCCGCCACATCGAGAGCGGCCAGTCGGCCGTGCCCAGCTCGGTGCTGTTCGCCGCCGGCCTTTTGGGGAACGTcctggcgctgctgctgctgggccagcaccGCTGGCGCTCCCGCTCGCCCGGGGGCCGCCCGCCGCGGGTCTCGGCCTTCTACGTGCTGGTCACGGCGCTGGCGGTCACCGACCTGCTGGGCAAGTGCCTGATCAGCCCCATGGTGCTGGCAGCCTACGCCTACAACCGCAGCCTCAGCGAGCTGGGGCCGGGCGGCCGCGGCGAGGAGCAGCCGGGGGTGCTCTGCCAGCTCTTCGCCTTCCTCATGGCTTTCTTCGGGCTGGCCcccacgctgctgctgctggccatggctCTGGAGTGCTGGCTTTCCCTGGGCCACCCCTATTTCTACCGGCGGCACCTGACCCGCCGCCTGGGCGCCGCGCTggggccggcggccgcggggctgtgcGCGCTGTTCTGCGCGCTGCccctgctgggttttggggagccCATGCAGTACTGCCCGGGCACGTGGTGCTTCATCCGGATGGCCGGCGGTGGTCCGGGCCAGCTGGGCTTCCCCGTGCTCTACGCCAGCCTGATGGGCTTGCTGGTGCTGGCCATCGTGGCGTGCAACGTGAGCAGCATGCGGCACCTGTACGGCATGGCCCgccggcagccccgccgcgggaccccccccgccgccgccccgcgcatGGAGGAGCTCGACCACCTCGTCCTGCTGGGGCTCATGACCGTCCTCTTCACCGTCTGCTCCCTGCCGCTCATC ATCCGAGCCTACATGGGGGCTTTTGCTGCCGATTTCAACGAGAACGCCGACCTGAGCGCCCTGCGCTTCCTCTCCGTCAACTCCATCGTGGACCCCTGGGTCTTCATCATCTTCCGCACCTCCGTCTTCCGCTCCTTCGTGCGCCGCGTCTGCCGCCGGCTGGGCTCCCGCAGAGCCTCTCTgaagggctccagccctgctggtgaCAGCCAGTTCTGTCCCCCGGGCTGCCGCAGGACAGCTCCCCCGCCGCTCGGCATCCCCTGA